One window of Phycisphaeraceae bacterium genomic DNA carries:
- a CDS encoding LemA family protein: MNPALGILLCVGFIVLVVLGWGIAIYNRLVKLRLHIRESWSDIDVELVRRYELIPNLVATVKGYAKHERETLERVVELRNKAAANRGAYDSQASDESSLMLGVKQLFAVAEAYPQLKADVHFLELQRELALTEDRIAASRRFFNANVRDYNAMCQSVPTNIVAGMFGHEPQTYFEIRDEAQRVVPRVELDP; encoded by the coding sequence ATGAATCCCGCTCTTGGCATTCTTCTCTGCGTCGGCTTCATCGTGCTTGTGGTGCTGGGATGGGGTATCGCGATCTACAACCGCCTCGTCAAGCTGCGCCTGCACATTCGCGAGAGCTGGTCTGACATTGATGTCGAGCTTGTGCGAAGGTACGAGCTGATCCCGAATCTTGTTGCGACCGTCAAGGGATACGCAAAGCACGAGCGGGAGACGTTGGAACGCGTTGTCGAGCTTCGCAACAAAGCAGCTGCAAACCGCGGCGCATACGACAGCCAGGCAAGCGATGAATCGTCGCTCATGCTCGGTGTGAAGCAGTTGTTTGCGGTAGCCGAGGCATACCCGCAACTGAAGGCCGATGTTCATTTTCTGGAGCTGCAGCGGGAACTCGCATTAACCGAGGACCGCATCGCAGCCTCCCGCAGGTTCTTTAACGCGAACGTGCGCGATTACAACGCGATGTGCCAGTCGGTGCCGACAAACATCGTCGCGGGCATGTTCGGGCACGAGCCGCAGACGTACTTTGAGATCCGCGACGAAGCCCAGCGCGTCGTGCCGAGGGTGGAGCTTGATCCATGA
- a CDS encoding GNAT family N-acetyltransferase gives MIRIEHISPDHPLYHQQTQLREQVLLMPIGYSFARFRDEYAAVDDAGMHVVAVLDHPTGPKIIGTATLVVSGDDPTMGKLTQMAVDPQRQREGVGRRLVTAIESLAFGELGMREIYCHAQTTASGFYTSLGWQQQGDEFTEAGIQHVRMHFVPHGE, from the coding sequence GTGATCCGAATCGAACACATCTCACCCGATCATCCGCTGTACCACCAGCAGACGCAGCTGCGCGAGCAGGTGCTGCTCATGCCGATCGGATACTCCTTTGCCAGATTCCGTGACGAGTACGCAGCGGTTGATGACGCAGGCATGCACGTGGTGGCTGTGCTCGATCATCCAACAGGACCGAAAATCATTGGAACCGCGACGCTCGTGGTTTCGGGTGATGATCCGACCATGGGCAAGTTGACCCAAATGGCGGTTGATCCACAGCGTCAGCGCGAGGGTGTTGGTCGCAGGCTGGTGACAGCAATCGAGTCGCTGGCGTTCGGTGAGCTAGGCATGCGTGAGATCTACTGCCACGCACAGACAACCGCGAGCGGGTTCTACACCTCACTCGGCTGGCAGCAGCAGGGCGACGAGTTCACCGAGGCTGGCATCCAGCATGTGCGGATGCACTTTGTGCCACACGGAGAGTGA
- a CDS encoding cytochrome C oxidase subunit IV family protein, which translates to MTTHKPNPNWDPNDPHGFHAGHGDHGAHHVVPAFTNRTVLVILLFFTILTVAFSRFEQSIASALMVTVPHWFNVGVAMFIALIKGTLVVLFFMHIKYDNKLNAVVLSTCLLGLMLFIGLTMLDLDKRQTVYDFKAAPMVAGGTQHQVKPKEIDELLELTRSNTPIVAYAKQRYVKEQGLREWIAQRDHLSAEAKKNLNLKKWLKDNKASKEPVDLDWQWIEARGEEIWQHEFDLHHAHGGHGHHVDAHASNANQTRERHGTTAHLFDADAPTDHQSHDSEHDAGHAEPEHTEGH; encoded by the coding sequence ATGACGACGCACAAACCAAATCCAAACTGGGACCCCAACGATCCGCACGGTTTTCACGCGGGTCATGGCGATCATGGGGCGCATCATGTCGTGCCAGCGTTCACGAATCGCACGGTGCTTGTGATTCTTCTGTTCTTCACGATTCTGACTGTTGCGTTCTCTCGTTTCGAGCAGAGTATTGCATCTGCACTCATGGTGACTGTCCCGCACTGGTTCAATGTCGGTGTTGCCATGTTCATCGCGCTTATCAAGGGCACGCTGGTGGTGCTCTTCTTCATGCACATCAAGTACGACAACAAGCTCAACGCGGTTGTACTTTCAACGTGTCTGCTCGGATTGATGCTGTTCATTGGTCTGACGATGCTTGATCTCGACAAGCGTCAGACAGTGTATGATTTCAAAGCAGCGCCGATGGTTGCTGGCGGCACCCAACATCAGGTCAAGCCAAAGGAAATAGACGAGCTGCTCGAACTGACACGCTCCAACACCCCGATCGTTGCCTATGCGAAACAAAGATATGTCAAGGAGCAGGGATTGCGTGAGTGGATTGCTCAGCGAGATCATCTCTCTGCCGAAGCAAAGAAGAATCTCAATCTGAAGAAATGGCTCAAGGACAACAAGGCTTCCAAGGAACCCGTCGACCTCGACTGGCAATGGATCGAAGCGCGAGGCGAAGAGATCTGGCAGCACGAGTTTGATCTGCATCATGCACATGGTGGTCACGGACACCATGTCGATGCGCATGCATCAAATGCTAACCAGACACGCGAGCGTCACGGCACGACGGCGCATCTGTTCGATGCCGATGCACCCACGGACCACCAGAGCCATGACTCGGAACATGACGCGGGTCATGCAGAGCCTGAGCACACTGAAGGGCACTGA
- a CDS encoding cytochrome c oxidase subunit 3 family protein, producing MTSIHSTSVDNRPYHERYVQGHHWRTADDEFDAAKLGMWLFLATEVLLFAGLFCAYAVMRMLHPEAFSNGSHLLDWRFGAINTVVLLVSSYTMAMSIRNAQLGQFARMKFNLIFTLFCAGLFLFIKLYFEYGPKWSQGKRPGRLFNYPFATDPNEPIWWSVYYCATGIHATHVIIGMALIFWVYIRTVRGHFGPKHYTAVENVGLYWHIVDLIWIFLFPLLYLIH from the coding sequence ATGACAAGTATCCACAGCACATCCGTAGACAATCGACCGTACCACGAGAGGTACGTGCAGGGCCATCACTGGCGTACCGCAGACGACGAGTTCGATGCTGCAAAGCTCGGCATGTGGTTGTTCCTCGCAACCGAGGTGCTGCTGTTTGCCGGTTTATTCTGCGCATACGCCGTCATGCGCATGCTCCATCCGGAAGCATTCTCGAACGGCTCCCACCTCCTCGACTGGCGATTCGGCGCAATCAACACAGTTGTGCTTCTTGTTTCCAGCTACACGATGGCGATGAGCATTCGTAATGCGCAGCTGGGTCAGTTTGCACGCATGAAGTTCAACCTTATCTTCACTCTTTTCTGTGCGGGGTTGTTCCTCTTTATCAAGCTCTACTTTGAGTATGGACCAAAGTGGTCTCAGGGCAAGCGTCCCGGCCGCTTGTTCAACTACCCCTTTGCAACCGATCCCAACGAACCGATCTGGTGGAGCGTGTATTACTGTGCGACCGGCATCCACGCGACGCACGTTATCATCGGCATGGCGCTGATCTTCTGGGTGTACATACGAACAGTTCGAGGTCACTTCGGGCCGAAGCATTACACCGCTGTCGAAAATGTCGGGTTGTACTGGCACATCGTTGACCTTATCTGGATCTTCCTGTTCCCGTTGCTGTACCTCATCCACTAA
- a CDS encoding cbb3-type cytochrome c oxidase subunit I, which produces MTTIDTSRPADHGHDDHGHHGSYLKSRGSIWADIINWATTVDHKKIGVMYLVAVLFFFFCGGLMAILLRTDLLDPIRDTATGVTGGSSFLVFNKPESIGAAGQNYNRIMTLHGAIMVFMFIVPGIPASLGNFFLPLMIGAKDVAFPKLNLFSWYVYLFGALFALWSVGMGGVETGWTFYTPYSSSEAVDHANVVLVVLGVFIMGFSSIMTGLNFVVTVHKLRAPGMGWFDMPLFVWAVYATALIQVLATPVIGITTLLLIFERVFGIGIFDPALGGDPVLFQHFFWFYSHPVVYIMILPAMGVISECIAVHARKPIFGYHAIAFSSLAIAGVAFLVWGHHLFTSEGELAAVVFSALTFLVAIPTAVKVFNWVSTLYKGSIALNTAMLYALAFIFTFSVGGLTGLPLATLATDLHLHDTYYVVAHFHYVMFGGMVIGMMAGLHHWWPKMFGKMVSEPISITGFALVFIGFNLTFIIQFILGVNGMPRRYASYIDEFRQMHQFSTIGSWILALGFLIHLFAFLHSMFKGKPAPANPWGGLTLEWEADAPPDEHNFAHEPLVTHGPYDFDDVVPPHCDPADFPLPEPLPAGAKGHH; this is translated from the coding sequence ATGACGACGATTGACACATCAAGGCCAGCCGACCATGGTCACGATGATCACGGCCACCACGGGAGTTACCTGAAGTCCCGCGGTTCAATTTGGGCAGACATCATCAACTGGGCGACGACCGTCGATCACAAGAAGATCGGCGTGATGTACCTGGTTGCTGTGCTGTTCTTCTTCTTCTGTGGCGGATTGATGGCAATTCTGCTGCGCACCGATCTGCTTGATCCGATCCGCGATACAGCAACCGGAGTTACCGGAGGCAGTTCTTTCCTCGTGTTTAACAAACCGGAGTCGATCGGTGCTGCAGGGCAGAACTACAACCGTATCATGACGCTCCACGGCGCGATCATGGTGTTCATGTTCATCGTGCCGGGTATCCCCGCATCTCTTGGCAACTTCTTTCTTCCTCTGATGATCGGAGCGAAGGACGTTGCATTTCCAAAGCTCAATCTGTTCAGTTGGTACGTCTACCTGTTCGGGGCTCTGTTCGCGTTGTGGTCCGTTGGCATGGGTGGCGTAGAAACAGGATGGACGTTCTACACGCCATACTCGTCATCAGAAGCAGTCGACCACGCAAATGTGGTGCTTGTTGTGTTGGGTGTGTTCATCATGGGATTCAGTTCGATTATGACCGGACTGAACTTTGTGGTGACTGTCCACAAGCTCCGGGCACCGGGTATGGGATGGTTCGACATGCCGCTCTTTGTCTGGGCGGTGTATGCAACAGCCTTGATTCAGGTTCTTGCAACGCCCGTCATCGGTATCACAACCTTGCTGCTGATCTTCGAGCGTGTGTTCGGTATCGGTATCTTTGACCCGGCACTCGGTGGAGATCCGGTGCTGTTCCAGCACTTCTTCTGGTTCTATTCGCACCCGGTGGTGTACATCATGATCCTGCCCGCGATGGGTGTGATCTCTGAATGCATTGCTGTGCATGCCCGCAAGCCGATCTTCGGATATCACGCAATCGCGTTCAGTTCGCTCGCGATTGCTGGTGTTGCGTTCCTTGTGTGGGGACACCATCTGTTCACGTCCGAGGGTGAGCTTGCTGCAGTCGTCTTCTCCGCACTGACGTTCCTTGTTGCGATTCCCACCGCGGTGAAAGTGTTTAACTGGGTGAGCACGCTGTACAAGGGCTCAATCGCGCTGAACACAGCGATGCTGTATGCACTTGCGTTTATCTTTACGTTCTCGGTCGGTGGTTTGACGGGACTCCCGCTCGCGACGCTCGCGACGGACCTCCACCTGCACGACACCTACTACGTCGTTGCGCACTTCCACTATGTGATGTTCGGCGGCATGGTGATTGGCATGATGGCCGGCCTGCACCATTGGTGGCCGAAGATGTTCGGCAAGATGGTCTCTGAGCCGATCAGTATTACAGGCTTTGCATTGGTATTCATCGGATTCAACCTGACATTCATCATCCAGTTCATTCTGGGTGTGAACGGCATGCCACGTCGGTATGCAAGCTATATCGATGAGTTCCGTCAGATGCACCAGTTCAGCACGATCGGATCATGGATCCTCGCGCTCGGGTTCCTCATTCACCTGTTCGCATTCCTGCATTCGATGTTCAAGGGCAAGCCAGCACCAGCAAACCCGTGGGGCGGCCTGACATTGGAATGGGAAGCCGATGCGCCACCGGATGAGCACAACTTTGCACACGAGCCACTGGTGACTCACGGTCCATATGACTTTGATGATGTTGTGCCGCCGCACTGCGACCCGGCAGACTTCCCGCTGCCAGAACCGCTCCCTGCTGGTGCAAAGGGTCATCACTGA
- a CDS encoding c-type cytochrome, whose product MTLTNFITAPMQMLAQTQSNGSVWYGPRHDDAAIGGVGHTQQGSEVEALFAFINWVSIVSLVLVCGLSLYFVVRYRRKAGVPIERSPAHNAPLEVAWTVVPTIFLVIMFFWGFWAYADGQIAGSDAETIDVTAQKWNWDFQYSNGALSTVIVDKGGFKEAKMFLVPADTPVLLRLKSLDVIHSFFVPDFRMKSDVFPNRMTSYAFQTHPLTDEYGFRWNEPEQNKEQGREGNVVWTTRYKYREHVIFCAEYCGDAHSRMSAVLRVVEPEVYKELVSQWSRPDPNATPEEIGRWVYLAKSCNGCHSVDGKANTGPTWQNLFGYEHQYTDGSTILADENHLRESILIPGAKVRAGFANQMSIIPLTDKELNSVIAYIRSLSDKAPSTIIPSNGESTEGGEG is encoded by the coding sequence ATGACGTTGACAAACTTCATCACAGCACCCATGCAGATGCTTGCACAGACTCAGAGCAACGGCTCGGTCTGGTATGGTCCGCGCCATGACGACGCTGCAATCGGTGGTGTCGGGCATACGCAGCAGGGCAGCGAGGTGGAAGCGCTCTTTGCATTCATTAACTGGGTCTCCATTGTCTCACTGGTGCTGGTATGCGGCCTTTCGCTCTACTTTGTTGTTCGGTATCGCCGCAAGGCCGGTGTGCCGATCGAGCGGAGCCCCGCCCACAACGCACCGCTTGAGGTTGCGTGGACTGTTGTTCCAACAATCTTCCTTGTCATTATGTTCTTCTGGGGATTCTGGGCCTACGCCGACGGGCAGATCGCTGGTTCCGATGCAGAGACGATCGACGTCACAGCACAGAAGTGGAACTGGGATTTCCAGTATTCCAACGGAGCGCTTTCCACGGTGATTGTCGACAAGGGAGGATTCAAGGAAGCGAAGATGTTCCTTGTGCCAGCAGACACGCCTGTGCTGTTGCGTTTGAAATCACTTGACGTGATCCACAGCTTCTTTGTGCCGGATTTCCGCATGAAGTCAGACGTGTTTCCGAACCGCATGACGAGCTATGCATTCCAGACGCATCCCCTGACAGATGAGTACGGGTTCCGCTGGAATGAACCGGAGCAGAACAAGGAGCAAGGCCGTGAAGGTAACGTGGTGTGGACGACACGGTACAAGTACCGCGAGCACGTGATCTTCTGTGCGGAATACTGCGGTGATGCGCACTCCCGTATGAGCGCCGTCCTCCGTGTGGTTGAGCCGGAGGTGTACAAGGAACTCGTGAGCCAATGGTCAAGACCTGATCCCAACGCAACGCCGGAGGAAATCGGCAGGTGGGTCTACCTTGCCAAGAGTTGCAACGGATGCCACAGCGTCGATGGAAAAGCCAACACAGGTCCAACCTGGCAGAATCTCTTTGGGTATGAGCATCAGTACACCGATGGCTCGACGATTCTAGCCGACGAAAATCACCTCCGTGAATCCATTCTTATCCCGGGCGCGAAGGTTCGCGCCGGGTTTGCAAACCAGATGAGCATCATCCCGCTGACCGACAAGGAACTTAACAGCGTGATTGCTTACATCCGCAGTCTGAGCGACAAGGCACCGAGCACAATCATCCCATCGAACGGTGAATCGACCGAAGGCGGAGAGGGTTAA
- a CDS encoding SCO family protein, giving the protein MLIRTLITSTFLARISRVCAIAIGVMCVVATSHAQYNTLPKETNDVGVVDRIGEKLPLDIDLVDESGETVKLAEYFNFQSRSGGRPVFLAMVYYDCPVACPAMIAKLNQALSQIDYVAGKDFNVVVVSFDPTNTTEQANEMREDTLRSYAKMASDKEPLIVADGWHFHTTTDENAKRLAEALGFQYKYLPKVDEYSHPTAAFIATPEGVVSTYFANMFSLASSPRNAELALIEASNGKLARDFADKVAAFCYRFDPKAGTASFKAFRLMQIVGLVTMFGIALLIGSLRYYEVKKNKAARGAKTRAVAPAGSTALGSQA; this is encoded by the coding sequence ATGTTAATCCGCACACTCATCACCAGCACATTCCTTGCGAGAATCTCTCGCGTTTGTGCTATTGCAATCGGTGTGATGTGTGTTGTTGCTACCTCGCACGCGCAGTACAACACCCTGCCAAAGGAAACCAACGATGTTGGTGTTGTTGATCGCATCGGCGAGAAGCTTCCACTCGATATCGATCTGGTCGACGAGAGCGGGGAGACAGTCAAGCTGGCAGAGTACTTCAACTTCCAGTCACGCTCTGGCGGTAGACCGGTGTTCCTTGCCATGGTGTATTATGACTGCCCGGTCGCATGCCCCGCGATGATTGCAAAGCTGAACCAGGCACTCAGCCAGATCGATTATGTTGCTGGAAAAGACTTCAATGTTGTTGTTGTGTCGTTCGATCCAACCAACACGACAGAGCAAGCGAATGAGATGCGTGAGGACACGCTTCGCAGCTACGCCAAGATGGCTAGCGACAAAGAGCCTCTGATCGTTGCTGATGGGTGGCACTTCCATACCACAACCGATGAGAACGCAAAGCGTCTTGCAGAGGCGCTCGGATTTCAGTACAAGTATCTGCCGAAGGTGGATGAGTACTCGCACCCGACAGCCGCATTCATTGCAACGCCGGAGGGTGTGGTTTCCACATACTTTGCAAACATGTTCTCGCTCGCGAGTTCGCCACGCAACGCGGAGCTTGCGCTGATCGAAGCATCCAATGGCAAACTCGCACGCGACTTTGCGGACAAGGTGGCAGCGTTCTGCTATCGCTTTGATCCCAAGGCGGGAACCGCATCATTCAAGGCGTTCCGCCTCATGCAGATTGTGGGTTTGGTCACGATGTTCGGGATTGCTCTGCTCATCGGATCGCTCAGATATTACGAAGTCAAGAAGAACAAGGCAGCACGCGGTGCAAAGACTCGCGCCGTGGCGCCTGCGGGGTCGACAGCTTTGGGGTCACAGGCATGA
- a CDS encoding cytochrome c produces MHTTHTHTTTSSCARLVCSVLLAVTVATAFSGLTGCRGDRSRKSPHQFFPDMDDQQKWKSQTESDFFADNRTMRPRVEGTVAFSRVAVSPAMFGTDASLAVFASDREDLLGDNAQLYFGTNGADGNDGAFLNTIPVEVTTELIARGKERYDIFCSMCHGYEGESINGVRPATVGQRFAIAPANFHDPKYTDSAQRQGKDGYLFNVVRHGVWSQWTFADGEALPGGSQTMPGYSHGVNARDAWAIVAYIRTLQQLGPTNPVPTTAAAPELSSQPEGEPNPVPPDENTNTGEGGN; encoded by the coding sequence ATGCATACGACACACACACACACAACCACATCAAGCTGCGCACGACTTGTGTGCAGTGTGCTGCTGGCTGTGACAGTTGCAACGGCGTTCTCCGGCCTGACTGGGTGCCGGGGTGATCGCTCACGCAAATCCCCACACCAGTTCTTCCCCGATATGGATGACCAGCAGAAGTGGAAGTCGCAAACAGAGAGCGATTTCTTTGCGGACAACCGAACCATGCGTCCGCGGGTTGAGGGCACGGTTGCGTTCTCGCGGGTTGCAGTATCTCCGGCAATGTTTGGTACCGACGCATCGCTTGCGGTATTTGCAAGTGATCGCGAGGATCTGCTCGGCGACAACGCACAGCTTTACTTTGGGACCAATGGTGCCGACGGCAACGATGGCGCGTTCCTCAACACCATACCGGTGGAGGTCACGACCGAACTGATTGCTCGCGGCAAGGAACGATACGACATCTTCTGCTCAATGTGCCATGGATATGAGGGCGAGAGCATCAACGGCGTTCGACCTGCGACAGTGGGCCAGCGGTTTGCCATCGCACCTGCGAACTTCCACGATCCAAAGTACACAGACAGCGCTCAGCGTCAGGGCAAGGACGGCTACCTCTTCAACGTGGTTCGTCACGGTGTGTGGAGCCAGTGGACGTTTGCTGATGGCGAGGCGTTGCCTGGAGGAAGCCAGACCATGCCTGGATATTCCCACGGCGTGAATGCGCGTGACGCATGGGCGATCGTTGCGTATATCAGAACATTGCAGCAACTCGGACCCACGAATCCGGTGCCAACAACAGCGGCTGCTCCCGAGCTCTCTTCGCAACCCGAGGGTGAGCCAAATCCTGTGCCACCGGATGAGAACACGAATACCGGGGAGGGTGGAAACTGA
- a CDS encoding DUF3341 domain-containing protein, giving the protein MAEITLSDYLPFLFKPKPAKFVSERGNPVHGIVAEFDTTADVTHAAEHIRDAGYTSWDVYAPFPIHGIDEAMGVKRTILPVIMALGAFTGVGGAFLMQWWMSAVDYPVVVQGKPYGAWEPFVPIMFELGVLLSAFTALGSMLMLNGLPRWNHPLFSHERFLRVSDDRFMVCVQADDPKFDPQGVTLMLRELGGTHVDLIEDEG; this is encoded by the coding sequence ATGGCTGAGATCACACTCAGTGACTATCTGCCGTTCCTGTTCAAGCCAAAGCCGGCGAAGTTTGTCTCAGAGCGTGGTAATCCCGTGCATGGGATCGTTGCCGAGTTTGATACAACCGCCGATGTGACCCACGCAGCTGAGCACATCCGCGATGCGGGGTACACAAGCTGGGATGTGTACGCTCCGTTCCCGATCCACGGGATTGATGAGGCAATGGGTGTGAAACGCACCATACTTCCCGTCATTATGGCGCTCGGCGCATTTACGGGTGTTGGCGGCGCGTTCCTGATGCAGTGGTGGATGAGCGCGGTTGACTATCCGGTTGTTGTGCAGGGCAAGCCATACGGCGCGTGGGAGCCGTTCGTTCCCATCATGTTCGAACTCGGTGTTCTGCTCTCAGCGTTCACTGCGCTGGGCAGCATGCTCATGCTCAATGGTCTGCCGCGATGGAACCACCCGTTGTTCTCACACGAGCGGTTCCTGCGTGTTTCAGACGATCGATTCATGGTCTGTGTTCAGGCAGATGATCCGAAGTTTGATCCGCAGGGAGTGACATTAATGCTTCGAGAGCTTGGCGGCACACACGTCGATCTGATCGAGGATGAAGGCTGA
- the nrfD gene encoding polysulfide reductase NrfD, translating into MTTLSPERQNADLLAGRGHIGDLPRPGTIDGTVNLPPDERAPLVLNNRSFHEITEIVCGYAENPLGKWWLPLLGMAATLVGVLQLMIGYLIITGVGVWGLTNQVDWAWDITNFVFWIGIGHAGTLISAILCLLKQKWRTAVNRSAEAMTIFAVICAGIFPGIHVGRIWFAWMLFPIPNSNWIWPNFRSPLLWDVFAVSTYATVSVLFWYMGMIPDFATLRDRADAEWRKGRRSIGLFFRAYVLGFLSLGWRMSSRHWHRYEKAYVLLAGVSTPLVLSVHSIVSFDFATSVLPGWHTTIFPPYFVAGAVFGGFAMVLLLLIPARELLPNFKDLLTIRHLENMSKILLVTGWMVGFAYMMEFFIAWYGGNEYEWSVFINNRVTPLWVDPHNGAPYWWAYWTMISCNVISPNLFWFRKMRQNPVTIWIVAMFVTVGMWFERFVIIVTSLHRSFLPGEWHMFHPTIVDILTFVGSCGLFLTLFLLFMRFLPVFPIAEIKAVTPQADPHGHHDDHAEGGH; encoded by the coding sequence ATGACCACACTCTCACCCGAACGCCAGAACGCAGATCTGCTTGCGGGGCGAGGTCACATTGGCGATCTGCCGCGTCCCGGTACGATCGACGGGACAGTCAACCTGCCCCCGGATGAGCGTGCGCCGCTTGTTCTCAACAATCGCTCATTCCATGAGATTACCGAAATCGTTTGCGGCTATGCTGAGAATCCGCTCGGCAAGTGGTGGCTGCCCCTGCTGGGCATGGCCGCAACACTGGTTGGTGTGTTGCAGTTGATGATCGGGTACCTGATCATCACCGGTGTCGGTGTCTGGGGTCTGACGAACCAGGTCGACTGGGCATGGGACATTACGAACTTCGTGTTCTGGATCGGTATTGGTCACGCTGGCACACTTATCAGTGCGATTCTGTGCCTGCTGAAACAGAAGTGGCGTACCGCTGTGAACCGCTCTGCCGAAGCGATGACAATTTTCGCAGTCATTTGCGCCGGCATCTTCCCTGGCATCCACGTCGGCCGAATCTGGTTTGCTTGGATGCTGTTCCCAATTCCGAACTCGAACTGGATCTGGCCAAACTTCCGTTCGCCGCTGTTGTGGGACGTGTTTGCGGTGTCAACCTATGCCACCGTTTCAGTGCTGTTCTGGTACATGGGGATGATCCCCGACTTTGCGACACTCCGCGATCGTGCGGATGCCGAGTGGCGCAAAGGTCGCCGGTCGATCGGACTATTCTTCCGCGCCTATGTACTCGGATTTCTCTCGCTGGGCTGGCGTATGTCGTCGCGTCACTGGCACAGATATGAAAAGGCGTACGTTCTGCTCGCAGGTGTGTCGACGCCGCTCGTGCTGTCGGTGCACTCAATCGTTTCGTTCGACTTTGCAACATCGGTACTCCCCGGTTGGCACACCACCATCTTCCCGCCGTACTTCGTTGCTGGTGCCGTCTTTGGCGGGTTTGCCATGGTGCTGCTGCTGCTGATCCCAGCTCGTGAACTGCTCCCGAACTTCAAGGATCTGCTGACAATTCGCCATCTCGAGAACATGTCCAAGATCCTTCTGGTCACCGGCTGGATGGTCGGGTTTGCATACATGATGGAGTTCTTCATCGCGTGGTACGGCGGCAACGAGTATGAGTGGAGTGTGTTCATCAACAATCGTGTTACGCCACTCTGGGTTGATCCGCACAACGGTGCGCCGTACTGGTGGGCCTACTGGACGATGATCTCGTGCAACGTGATCTCTCCGAATCTGTTCTGGTTCCGAAAGATGCGGCAGAATCCGGTCACAATCTGGATTGTCGCGATGTTTGTGACAGTCGGCATGTGGTTCGAACGATTCGTCATTATCGTGACGAGTTTGCACCGCTCGTTCCTGCCCGGTGAGTGGCACATGTTCCATCCAACCATCGTGGACATTCTCACGTTCGTGGGTTCGTGTGGGCTGTTCCTGACGTTGTTCCTGTTGTTCATGCGGTTCCTGCCCGTGTTCCCGATTGCGGAAATCAAGGCTGTTACACCGCAAGCAGATCCGCACGGTCATCATGATGATCATGCAGAGGGAGGGCACTGA